CAAATTATTCAGTTGTGCTAGAAGATATGCTAGTTTTTTTAGCAATCGATCATTGTGTTGATGTTTCGGACGAAATTGTTCATGCTATATttttggaaagaaaaaaaaatgtcataaattcaaaatttataatttagACTTTGGATAATTACCTCATGATACGATTGAATTATACCATCCGGTAATATACCAAACACTTTTGGTCCTATTCCACgttcactgatgatgattgaaatgattgtaTCACTCAATCGTTCATCatctgaatcatcatcgataacaTCTTTTTTAAAATGTTTACTTTGATAGAATTTAATCGTTATTGCATTATCGGTTTCATTGATGCTATTGTTTAAACCAACATAATAAAGTTGATTAGTCAAACCACCGCTTATTCGACGgacattcaaatcattcgTTGTTTTACATAATCGTTtccattgatcattatttgcCATATAAATCTGAACAAGTTTAAAACATCGATTACTTATATCATCGGGTGTTTTTCCACGAATTAGATCATCTGGATTTATGTCTTTGAATTGTTTAAACAATTccttttcaagttttttttcggcctcgtcaatcgattttgaagtcatttttaatgttacaacaacagcaacaaatgaTCAGCTAAACgagcaacaaacaaactcattttataatttttgagatttacattgaaaaaattatcgagaAAACACGAGACATTCCACTtatcaattataatttattattttttttattgagtCATATAATCggttttattatcatgatcaaaaaaaattaaaaaagtAAAGTACCACAAACTTGAAATCGATATAAATCAAAAGATAAGTTAATTTtgccatcttcatcatcatcaatgccataacaaatgataacaaattttaaatattttgttgctgctcttcttcttcttcttcatcctgtattttttgttgttttctaatattcatcaaatcattcacATAGAACAATAGAACTGAATAGAATATTATTGCCAGAATCATTTGTGCTAAGGTTACATAGGTACGCATCTCTGTATACATGACAATTGTACCAATTAAATTGATCATACCCAATACGATATAAATCAAACTAAGCCAATAATGTTCTTTGATAACAGCAACTAGtccaatcaaatcgataattATTTCGGTAATGTTTGTATAAAGCTCTGTTATTGActaataaataatcaataaatcatgccaaaatttaagaaaataatttttttattttgtgaaCCGACCTGATtgaaatcttcatcatcgggCTGTTGCTTTTGATATTGATCATAgtaatcaatataataagGAAATATGGcaaaataattatattgacgaattgattttgttgaatttgtcaATGCCATTCGATGTTGATATTTGCTGccaaaataatttgatgtcataatcaaattgatcaccaaatataaaagaataattaaattgatcaaattcaatatgattgttagccattttttcaatctaaaTCCATATGGTGGTTTCACGATTCGATCATTAGTTTgtgccattatcattgtgaaCATTTGTTTAAGAATATTTCTagtttttgattgaaattttctttttctgattatagtattcaaacagaaaaaaaagagaacaaTAAGTcgtaaaaatgatttgaaaatgcaatgatttcaaaataaCAATGTATATCATAAgcacacatcatcataaagaaaataaataagtTATTATTTACTAGCAATGACTGACGGTCAAATGTCATGGTTAAatgcatcatttttttgtttattatttcagttaatcataaaaatataCTATATATGATGAGCACGATATATAAGTTgacaaaaatataaataaatcttttgtgtttgaataataaatgtatgATGAAATCTCACTTGTTGTAGTAACATTTTTAAAGATTAAggcaacaattattattaattattattacgtttATACGacgaacaaacgaaaaaaaaaacagtaacaaaatatattattctcttctttgtttttatattataataataaaaatatataaattctgGCTCTATGAAACAAGCTAAATAAATTTgtcttttttgaatttttttttcgtttatatatggaagaattattatttgatcatgatgatgatgatcatcttcatcatcgacgatcaaataaaatgttgattaaattagattgtcaatttgattcaatatccAATATTGGTCGTCCATGTAAATCTTGAATATCGCGATAATTTTCATGAACAAGATGATTACTATCATTGgatgattctttttcataAAGTTTTCGAAATTCagcaatttgattttcacaGGCATTAATTGGCGTTTTCATCAAATGCCAAAGTACGGATTCATTGTATGGTGGAGTGGTTAATGATCCTAAATAGAACCAATAATTGGGTGAATGACGATCGGGCACCAATTTATTAAGGTCCAAATGTTCATCTTGCACGGAAGTTTTATCACCTTTGTATGGGATTGTTGGAACCAAGTctgtgaaagaaaaatcgataatcTACAATGTCTATTTATGATAGAATTTACAGATAAAACTTACTGTCAATGATGGTAAAAACTGGATGTGGTTCCGATCCAATATCAACGAAAACACCAATAACAGCAAGGCCATCTTTACTTTGTGTTTGTGCTTGTTTTGGATCCgaatattttgttgaattccAATGGACCAAATGTAATTCACAAGGAAATGTTCGACCATTCACCGTATGTTCAGAGCCGGTTTTTGAATCACGGCCCCAATGAGCATGAATTTGGAGTAAACGATAACGATCGCTGCCCAAAGTACCCCCGGtaatttctaaaaaaaaaatgaaaaaatttaatagagaaattaattaatcaatttaattacCACAATTTTTTGCATGTTCATCTGGAATGCTTAATTGCCATCCATGACCAGTATTCTGTAAGGTCATTTGAACACCATTCAATGGATtgtaatcaatatataatggTTTGGAACCATCTTGCAGAACGGAACGTTTTGTTCGTTCATTTACAACATTATTCGTACTAATATCGATCGGTGATTGTCGTTTGCCGGTAACTGGTactaaaacgaaaaattatataaaaaataaataaataaaaaatggttACAAATCATAACACAAGGTAGCATGgagtttgatgatttttcagaaattttttaaatctgACTAACCTTCAGGCAATtcacgttgttgttgttgttgtggttggaCTGCGGCAGACATTGTTCATCAACTTGTTATTAGAAGATTAAtggtgaaaatttaaaaaaaataaaaatctaaacaaagcaaaaaaaataacaataaccgATTAGAACGTTTTGAATGACAAATGTTGAATGATCGAATAGAATCagcatcaatcaattgatatatataaaaataacattgaaaaaaatagacaagaTCTTATAATCATCAGAGATAATATATATACCGATATCGACATTGGATGGAttgttcaaatgaaatgaaacatgaAATCGATGACATGAATCAGCACctctattttgtttttttttttgtcatgaaaaaaaataagagaaaaaacatgtcaatcgatttgattgtcGTTGTTCAACATCAACACCACAACTACCATCTCatctcattattatcatgacaaaaaaaaacatgttattgaataatattcGAATCGTTTGGgtttaattttaatcatttgtATCGAGACGAATCGATCGAAAAagtaattaaaaataaattcagctataaattattttcatgttAACATAGGTTTGATCTTGTTTTATATtcgtaaatgaaaaaaaagagaaaaagttGAAACAAACTAATCACCTTTTTGTTctggcaaacaaacaaacaatgaaaattaaacgaacttaaaattaaaatttcagaaagaaacaaaaaaaaatcggttaAAATGTACacgaattgaatgattatttcaCAAAAATTGCAATgttattgaatgttttttattttttatttttttttggaattgaatgattgcttcaacgaaaaaaaaaatttgcaaagTATTATCATTAGAAGTAGCTTACTAGTTAGCTTTGTCACTTTGCTTACATCACCAAGtcatttcatgatgatgaaggccATGGTTTTATATTACTTAAATTATTATAGCCattttacaataataataatatcaaaatACATTTTATAtaccaggaaaaaaaatgaatgtgtgtgtgtgtgtgtacttTTATATGGTTAAATGACATGGATGgcgtcatcattataaacgatgatgatgatgatgatgatgatgatggcgacaATCTAAATTGTACAACTGAAGAATGTGACTGAtttcttttgaaattttatatatCCACTATATTCtctatattattttttgagAGAAAATTgcgagtaaaaaaaacatcatttcatttggttgGTTAATCCTAAAATgatcagtaaaaaaaaaagaaaaagaaaagagatAACACTAAGTACAGTGGTACatgtaacaacaataataatttgttcgAGAAGAAGAGATTATCAATTAACCAactataatcatcatcatcatcatcgtcgttattatgcaaaaaaaacctcaCATTTAGCTGATGGAATTATAGCTTGACTGCCCTACACTGTATATGTGCAATGGAAAACATATATAGAATATTGGCGACAAATGTTTACTACTGACGCCTACATAATGTTtaaattatgaataaaaaaaaatcataatgatgatgatgatgattatgtttaAGATAATTGCAATtgacaaacgaaaaaacaaaaaaacatttgatgaacaaatccaatgatgattttttcatacaaaaaaaaaacaaaaatgtttgctaatacagaataattttgttttgtttccgtTGAAACATTTAAAcgtcaaaaataataaaatattcatgTATAATGACCACCATAATctgattggtttttttttctatatatatgaattgaatgaaatgtgatcacgtttttttttgtttctgttgttgttgtcgttgttgttgttgttgttgattggttgaaaatgttttttttttctgtcgaCATCATAGGATCATTGCACTTTTTTTGTAATATCtaacaattcaaatgaattatatcctgtgtttattattgactaaaattgtaaaattgaaatttgtttgccaggaaatgttgattatggtgatgatgtggatTGGCCAATGTCAAAAtgtcaattatttttgttttcattgtaaaACACAATGTATATGTTTGGTTGATTGTTTGGTtcttttaaaatgaaaaaaaaccacaatagcaacaacaacaacaggatgatacatcaataataaacaattttttttgttgttgttgttgttcatcaattcctattattattacttgtCAATGAcaagaaatattttttttttatttcatttcaaattcttgcaatattttgaatgattagaaaaaaaaacaaattatcatcgtcaattTATAGCAATCAAtaaggatgatgattacaactgcacacacacacacacacacacctcaAATGCTATATGGCTAATTTCACATCTACACCttgtattgtattttttttcccgccaaaataataatttaatccAAAACGGCAATCACCAttgtaaaaattgaattttcatcttttcttttttttttcttgaccTTGACAATAAGATTATTCCTGACATTAAATGTGGAAAAagtaaataatgaaaaattaaacacaGAACAATTCtaacaaagaatttttcttattctaaccaaattataattgttcataataattaaatgcacaaattgatgataattaaatgggacattaattcaaattaaagaaaaattcattttaattgacttacattttcgtttcaattgatgattattaaatttgatttattcaatgccaccattgtttttgttttgttttgttttgttgtattGTTTCTACCCAAttataaacagaaaaaaaggacaTACAAGAACCAATAGAAgacattttgttgataatggtaTGGAATGTGCGGATTAACGgacatttcaatgaatgaaataataatgtgacAATCAGAGTTACAATTGTcgtaaataatgatgatggttactTATATATCTGGATTTGGACAATTGGGATGGATCGGATGAATCTCTTGTTttgtatctgtgtgtgtgtgtgtgtatgtgtgtgtaatgtgATTTGGcggttttcttttcattcttcGTTTGTTTCGATATAGAGATAGAGAATccaaaaggaaaaaaattcgtttaaTTTTGTGCGCAAGTATCATTTTTTGACGATCATTtcgatgaatggatggatacGTTTCAATAATGGTTTTTGATGGGATTTCCAATATATCATCAgcgtgagtgtgtgtgtgtttgtgattgtttaattgaatgtttcattttttgatatgGACATTTGGATAAAAGTTGTTacaaaaatttcagaatttgtttttctcattctgTTTTGGTAAACAAATcataaaagagaaaaaaaaattcgtgaaGAATATCGAATAACATACATTCCATCACAGTGAcgataattgatttaaaaatgatgatgatgatgatatctgGCCAATGGAGGAgacaaaatgttgatgaatgtcAAGGACATTTTTCttgctctttttttttgtcaatgatTTGTCgaagatgataattattcattcacagaATTTAACATCAATTTGACATttgtgaattgaaattttttcatcacacatacattcacacacacaataccTCTCTTTTGTAGATCtctatcatcaatttttttttgtttgcatttgtttgttcgaaGGAGAAAAGTTGGCCAAATACGTCAATTCTTATTTACTATACGACAAATATGATGACGAAAATATATAACTTGCATGTATGCATtgaattaaatcatcatctcttCCGCGTATACCCGCGAGTACGGAATTTCGATGCAaccaaatattgaatttggtaacgaaaaataaaaaaaaggctAATGTAATACAATCAACAATACCGCTACTATTATTACCACCACAACTACTATAGTTATTTGACATTGAGtaaagaattcatttttttttttttttgcttttgattTGAGATGTactccacacacacacacactgtggGTGggtggttggttggttggacgaataaaaaaaaattctggaacGGATAAATTTTGGTTTTAAGAATGtctttctttttgttctGACCCCTCCCTTAATAAATCGATTATATATAAGTCAAATCGGTCAAATTGACTATGCGGTAATAGCTCACATCTTAATGTGTGTATTTAGTGGGTGTAACTTTATTGATTGTGTTTTTCtgatcgaatgtttttgCCGTATAAgtcatttaaataaattattaattatattgaattcattattgtAATTTCCAAATTGATATCCATTTATCGATACGATAGGAAACAAAATTACTTTCcaacaaataacaatgaaattgaaaaaaaaatacttggTCCAAACTGTCAAGGTCAAATGATGTTCAGATATATACCGTTGCCGGATaaagaatttcaacaaaaaaaaaccgataaatgaatcgaatgattacCCTGACATCTAGTattcaagaataaaaacgaaaaaaaatactgtcCGATTCTGACGACATCTATCGTTCACCAATACAATTAAAGttgctaatttttttatgatttattttttttatcagaaaaaaattatacgtTAATCTAATCTCCTTAACCTAATCAATTGctttgtaaataaaattgatttatcatcTTTTGTTTTAGCCATCACATCACATTATTTATAAACATTAAATCGATAATCCTTAAAATCTGCTACTGGAAAATTTCATACAGTGAATGTGTTTATCTGCATGCATGCATAtcgaactttttttttttttgagtggCATGAATGGCCGCCGCTGATGAACGTTTGAATAaagttgtgtgtgtgtgtgattgtcTTGACTCACTCATTCAAATTGCTGCgtatttttattcgaatttccatttttcttcacacaaccgacagacacacacacacattaactGACACTGTTGAGTGATATACTTTCCTGATTTCTCTCCTAAACAAAATCCCATTgcaatttgttgatttgatcaaaaattatcaacatttattttatttattacagTTGAGCCCATTTCTCATCCGCTtatcaagaataataatattgacatttttttttttttttgatttgattgctTTTGTGGTTTCagtctttgttgttgtttttgattgtatcaaatgtaaaaaatatcTATTACATACGCAGTGTTAAATACCAAAGTTTCTTGTTCTTCTGTCATTTGATCtattttcaccaaaaaaaatcagcatttttaattttgaccaaaaaaaatatctaaaaATCAACATGGGACAAGGGTCTATTTCCTGTATGCGATACATTCTGTGTGCTTTTACACTTGTATTTGTTATATTCGGCATTCTGCTATTGTATACTGGATTCTCAACTTTCATAAGTTTGAATCAATACAGTCTTGTCGTACATAATCGTCCGGATGGAGCAACAATCGTTCTTTTGGTACTTGGTTTCGTCATCTTTCTCATCTCTTTTCTGGGATGTTGTGGTGCCATAACAGGCAACGATTTTATGCTCCgtacattttcattcattctcactttattattgttgagtGAAATCATCGCTGTGGCGTTTGTATTCACATTCAAGAAGACggtaataaattattatctttATATAATCAAGacataattttcattgttctttttttgcgAAATAGATCCGACAATCGATGGAAAGTGGCCTGGATGAAGCGATTCGAaaatatcatgatgatgatgattcagcAATCAgtaaaatgattgatgatattcaaaCACGTTTCGCCTGTTGTGGTGCCGATGGTCCAGgtgattggaaaaataatACTAATTATCATGAAAATGGTTTATTGCCGAAAAGCTGCTGTAAAGATGTTGGCGAACAATGTTCCATGTCTGGTCCACATTATACACGAGGATGTGTCGAAATCATTTCCGACGAATTACGTAATTCGGTTAGCTATCTTGGATCGTTGGTGATCACCGTAATTGTCGTCCAAATTATTGGCTTGATTTTCTCCTGTCTTTTGTCTGGTCAACGTCGCCAATATAATTATGTTTAATCATCACTtgaaatacacacacaaacacacattatttgaaacagaaaaaaatggttgaaCCATTTTTTCGCATTTTACAAACcaagaaactttttttttactacaaATTTGGgttttgattataaaatgTAAATATACATCATACTCGAAAAGCACAAATATTTAAtctcaataaaaataaagattgacaaaaataaatgttacaattttgtaaaaattatatttctATTCGATATTCTATAATTCAGCTCCATTGTTGATTGGTCATGTCGATTAAAACATCTTAGGATTCCGTTTATATGTTGTGAATAGCCGGTTTTTGGACAATCACAATCAAGCCAATAATCACATTCGAAAATTAGATTATTGACCAATTGATTCCATTTGGATCgatcatttgaaatcattgacattccaatgaaaattttacctTGTTTTCCATATAacattgtttgaatttgtttgattatgaGAAAAGTTTTTCTGGCCGAAATTCCCAACGAATTGAACACCTGAATATCATCGATTAATATGAAAGATTTTTCCGGCATTATggacaattttgtttgaatatctTCAACGAATCGATCAGGATCAATGACAATATCATAATCGAATGTATCGATAACTTTTACTAAGCCATTatcaatgtaattttttaGATTTATGCCACATTTCATCGAAACAGCACTGTAATGTTGAAGATTTTGGgccaacaaaacaataagaaTAGATTGTTTATCTTTAATCGATTGTTGCAGCAATAAATCAAATGCAAATGGTGATATCAATGGACTTTGATTCgtattaataatgaattgacaTTTGtccaattcaaataatgattgaaatttaaatatcatgatgatgattattttgattttatttgatttgatttgatgataattccaaagaaaaaaaaatattcacgtGGTTATTTTGTGGAATATATTAATTTCATACCGAGAAAGTATTACTATTTGGTAAGCCATCTGGTGATGTTAATAATATACTTAAATATTGATTCGTTTCCAGCGTATTATATAAGTCGAATGTTGTTCCAGGATCGACATACATATATGTAACTGTATTTGttgagtattttttttttagtagcATGTGTAGTAAAGTATATATTGCAGGTATACTAATGCAGAGATAGGTACGATACgatgagacaaaaaaaaatggttcaaTTAGAATGAATTCAGAGTTAACAGGAATCGGACCCTATTCTGATGTGTGTTATACGGTAGAATTTTCCCAGATTCTCAGCCAATGTATTCGATGCATTGAATATGCGCtcgaattgaataataataaaaataatcttgaacaatcaacaatcaacaacaacaacacagcAAATAAATTGTGTAAAACTCATttagaatttgttttttttttttttggtttggattttatttctcattattataagacgaaaaaaaaacgataaatacGAAATGGTTTTACCACGATTGCGACCGggcatcatcaccattcagCTAATATATATTGGTGGCTGTCAAATTGTTATTAATCTAACtaactgaaaaaaacaaaaaacaaaacgaaaataaataaataaagaataaataGGTGGCTCCCAAATCTGCTCTATATTTATTCTTCTATAGTATAGTCTATTATTTTGGTTACATTTTGGATCTCTTTACAATTTCTGCCATTATTTGCAACCATAATTAATGACTTCTATCTATTGAGGTATTTATTTCACATGactcgaaaaaaatggtccaagtttttattttgttttttttgttttgttttgttatcggtgcccattcttttttttatgctaggtggtttttttttcatctcatcTCTCTGCGTTTCAATCAACCGCTgtcaaaacaaagaaaaattttttgaatcaaactGACCCGACCGAAATCACCGAATGCAcaccataataatatatatacgATTTTCATTGCATAtcagcaacagcaaccaaAAGTGAATatggtttttgttgtcaatttattgatattgttgagctaaaaaaagattgaaattACCGGCGACGTACATCAGATCATCTAGTCatatacaaatgatgatattatttgttattcttttactgtgttgttgttattgtcacTGTTCATCGATCTCATCTATACtttgttgataaatttttttcatcaccttTGTTAAGATTAacttaaaaattgattgattggatgaagaaaatttttttgtaaatgaaTCTCCATTCATTAGTAACTTTGGAGGTATGTATTGTCTGTCTTGCATCATTTttaacaaattcaatcattttgatataataaatcttttaggctatttttattataatgcTCATTGTTATCACTTGGCGACAAGATTCTATCGAATTGTTCAAGTGTTCAAGAGATCGTTCAAA
This window of the Dermatophagoides farinae isolate YC_2012a chromosome 3, ASM2471394v1, whole genome shotgun sequence genome carries:
- the LOC124498404 gene encoding uncharacterized protein LOC124498404, with translation MFTMIMAQTNDRIVKPPYGFRLKKWLTIILNLINLIILLYLVINLIMTSNYFGSKYQHRMALTNSTKSIRQYNYFAIFPYYIDYYDQYQKQQPDDEDFNQSITELYTNITEIIIDLIGLVAVIKEHYWLSLIYIVLGMINLIGTIVMYTEMRTYVTLAQMILAIIFYSVLLFYVNDLMNIRKQQKIQDEEEEEEQQQNI
- the LOC124498401 gene encoding carbonic anhydrase 1, whose translation is MSAAVQPQQQQQRELPEVPVTGKRQSPIDISTNNVVNERTKRSVLQDGSKPLYIDYNPLNGVQMTLQNTGHGWQLSIPDEHAKNCEITGGTLGSDRYRLLQIHAHWGRDSKTGSEHTVNGRTFPCELHLVHWNSTKYSDPKQAQTQSKDGLAVIGVFVDIGSEPHPVFTIIDNLVPTIPYKGDKTSVQDEHLDLNKLVPDRHSPNYWFYLGSLTTPPYNESVLWHLMKTPINACENQIAEFRKLYEKESSNDSNHLVHENYRDIQDLHGRPILDIESN
- the LOC124498169 gene encoding tetraspanin-9 yields the protein MGQGSISCMRYILCAFTLVFVIFGILLLYTGFSTFISLNQYSLVVHNRPDGATIVLLVLGFVIFLISFLGCCGAITGNDFMLRTFSFILTLLLLSEIIAVAFVFTFKKTIRQSMESGLDEAIRKYHDDDDSAISKMIDDIQTRFACCGADGPGDWKNNTNYHENGLLPKSCCKDVGEQCSMSGPHYTRGCVEIISDELRNSVSYLGSLVITVIVVQIIGLIFSCLLSGQRRQYNYV
- the LOC124498170 gene encoding uncharacterized protein LOC124498170; translation: MIFKFQSLFELDKCQFIINTNQSPLISPFAFDLLLQQSIKDKQSILIVLLAQNLQHYSAVSMKCGINLKNYIDNGLVKVIDTFDYDIVIDPDRFVEDIQTKLSIMPEKSFILIDDIQVFNSLGISARKTFLIIKQIQTMLYGKQGKIFIGMSMISNDRSKWNQLVNNLIFECDYWLDCDCPKTGYSQHINGILRCFNRHDQSTMELNYRISNRNIIFTKL